The proteins below come from a single Afipia felis ATCC 53690 genomic window:
- a CDS encoding TRAP transporter small permease subunit translates to MDIFIRAVTFLSRVTGVIAALMIAAAVLIICDMVIERYIFNLTTIWQIDAVTYCIVAATFVGSPYVLMTRGHVNVDILPLHVGPKKRFWLALFTSLVAFGFCAVIFVLCTSYWYDAYSEGWFSNTVWRARLWIPYLSMPIGLGLLTLQYVAEILALITGRTPPFGIDPKADVEDVAREQAKEALEGAS, encoded by the coding sequence ATGGACATTTTCATTCGCGCGGTGACATTTCTGTCGCGCGTCACCGGCGTGATCGCGGCATTGATGATCGCGGCGGCCGTGCTCATCATCTGCGACATGGTGATCGAGCGCTATATCTTCAATCTTACGACCATCTGGCAGATCGACGCGGTCACCTACTGCATCGTCGCTGCGACCTTCGTCGGCAGCCCGTATGTGTTGATGACCCGCGGACATGTGAACGTGGACATCCTGCCGCTGCATGTCGGTCCGAAAAAGCGCTTCTGGCTCGCTTTGTTCACGAGCCTCGTCGCATTCGGCTTCTGCGCTGTGATCTTCGTGCTGTGCACGTCCTACTGGTACGACGCCTATAGCGAAGGCTGGTTTTCGAACACGGTCTGGCGCGCACGTCTCTGGATTCCATACCTTTCGATGCCGATCGGCCTCGGACTCCTGACGCTCCAATACGTCGCCGAAATCCTCGCGCTCATCACCGGCCGTACACCGCCCTTCGGCATCGATCCGAAAGCAGACGTGGAAGACGTTGCCCGCGAGCAAGCCAAGGAAGCACTGGAGGGGGCATCGTGA
- a CDS encoding TRAP transporter large permease, with amino-acid sequence MSPALQGGIVLVVTLLMLVSGIPVAFGLGAIALTFLVTFQGFDALHVVAETYWSGLDEFTLVAIPMFVMMGAAIGSSPAGKDLYEALDRWLYRLPGGLVVSNLGACAIFAALTGSSPACCAAIGKMGIPEMRKRGYPDEVATGSICAGGTLGILIPPSVTFILYGIATETSIGRLFIAGIVPGLMLTGFFMIWTVFAISRSGFKSHAEGFRYSWKEKFESVPKIAPFLLIIAGVMYALYGGIATPSEAAGVGAALCLILAIGIYRLWSPAQIWHILRDTMRESVMILTIIAAAVLFGYMLTSLYLTQTLAQGIADLHVNKWVLMFLINIFLLVCGFFIPPAAIILMTSPILLPIITAAGFDPIWFGVILTINMEIGLIHPPVGLNIYIVNAIAPDVPLAKVMWGTLPYVLCMFLAIIVLCFFPEIATWLPDHLMGPAKG; translated from the coding sequence GTGAGTCCGGCATTACAGGGCGGGATCGTTCTCGTCGTCACTCTCCTCATGCTCGTTTCGGGCATCCCGGTCGCATTCGGACTGGGCGCGATCGCCCTCACCTTCCTGGTGACCTTCCAGGGTTTCGATGCGCTCCATGTCGTCGCCGAGACCTACTGGTCCGGCCTCGACGAATTCACTCTCGTCGCGATCCCGATGTTCGTGATGATGGGAGCCGCGATCGGCTCCTCGCCCGCAGGTAAGGATCTTTATGAGGCACTCGACCGCTGGCTTTATCGTTTGCCGGGCGGGCTCGTCGTCTCCAACCTTGGGGCTTGCGCGATCTTCGCCGCGCTCACCGGCTCGTCGCCCGCCTGTTGCGCGGCAATCGGCAAAATGGGCATCCCGGAAATGCGCAAGCGCGGTTATCCGGACGAAGTCGCGACCGGGTCGATCTGCGCGGGTGGCACGCTCGGCATTCTGATCCCGCCTTCGGTCACGTTCATTCTGTACGGGATCGCGACGGAAACCTCGATCGGTCGCCTGTTCATCGCCGGTATCGTTCCGGGCCTGATGCTGACCGGATTCTTCATGATCTGGACAGTGTTTGCGATCTCGCGCAGCGGCTTCAAATCGCATGCCGAGGGCTTCCGCTATTCGTGGAAGGAAAAGTTTGAATCCGTCCCGAAGATCGCGCCGTTCCTCCTCATCATCGCGGGCGTGATGTACGCGCTCTATGGCGGCATCGCGACTCCGTCGGAAGCTGCGGGCGTGGGCGCAGCCCTCTGCCTCATCCTCGCGATCGGCATCTATCGGCTGTGGTCGCCCGCACAGATCTGGCACATCCTGCGCGACACGATGCGCGAATCTGTGATGATCCTTACGATCATCGCGGCGGCCGTTCTGTTCGGCTACATGCTGACGTCGCTGTATCTCACACAGACGCTCGCGCAGGGTATCGCCGACCTGCACGTCAACAAGTGGGTGTTGATGTTCCTCATCAACATCTTCCTCCTGGTCTGCGGCTTCTTCATTCCGCCGGCGGCGATCATCCTGATGACAAGCCCGATCCTGCTGCCGATTATCACCGCGGCCGGGTTCGATCCGATCTGGTTCGGCGTCATTCTGACGATCAACATGGAGATCGGCTTGATCCACCCGCCGGTCGGACTCAACATCTACATCGTCAATGCGATCGCGCCGGATGTGCCGCTCGCCAAGGTGATGTGGGGCACGTTGCCTTATGTGCTCTGCATGTTCCTTGCGATCATCGTGCTTTGCTTCTTCCCGGAAATCGCCACGTGGTTGCCGGATCACCTGATGGGCCCGGCAAAGGGCTGA
- a CDS encoding ETC complex I subunit, with product MTARIFKPAKNAMQSGKAKTKEWQLDFEPEKPRVVEPLMGWTSSADMKQQLTLHFHTREEAVAYCEANGIPYQVQEPKESIRRQVAYADNFAFRRSEPWTH from the coding sequence ATGACAGCCCGTATCTTCAAACCCGCCAAGAACGCCATGCAGTCCGGCAAGGCCAAGACCAAGGAATGGCAGCTCGACTTCGAACCGGAAAAGCCGCGCGTGGTTGAGCCGCTGATGGGCTGGACGAGCTCCGCCGACATGAAGCAGCAGTTGACCTTGCACTTCCACACCCGCGAGGAGGCCGTGGCGTATTGCGAGGCCAATGGCATTCCGTATCAGGTGCAGGAGCCGAAGGAATCGATCCGGCGCCAGGTTGCCTATGCCGACAATTTTGCGTTTCGCCGCAGCGAGCCTTGGACGCATTAA
- a CDS encoding OpgC domain-containing protein, protein MNLKATLAKGRDLRLDLFRGVANWAIFLDHIPNNAVNWITTRNYGFSDAADLFVFISGYTAAFVYARMMIQRGFIIGVTRLFKRVWQLYVAHVLLFVIYVASIGWVALRYSDPEIINEFNIAGLVDSPIQTISQGLLLRFKPLNLDVLPLYIVLMACFGPVLWLLLRKPNLTMAGSIALYLAARHFGWNLPAYPSGVWYFNPFCWQVLFVLGAWVAVAGIREVRVAIRLPFLLWTAALYLVFAFLMTLAGRFPEFGALFPTWLVDTFNPNDKTNLAPYRLLHFMALAFLVTRFVRKDWPGLQWKIFDPLIKCGQQSLQVFCVGVFLSFVGHFILMMSYGTLWSQIWVSTAGLAIMTTVAYYGNWSKRQDKAPAPPHPKN, encoded by the coding sequence ATGAACCTCAAGGCAACCCTTGCCAAAGGCCGCGACCTGCGCCTCGACCTGTTTCGTGGCGTCGCCAACTGGGCGATTTTCCTCGACCATATCCCTAACAATGCCGTGAACTGGATCACCACGCGCAATTACGGGTTCAGCGACGCGGCCGATCTGTTCGTTTTCATCTCGGGCTATACCGCAGCCTTCGTCTACGCGCGGATGATGATCCAGCGCGGCTTCATCATCGGCGTGACGCGGCTGTTCAAGCGGGTCTGGCAACTCTACGTCGCCCACGTCCTCCTGTTCGTGATCTACGTCGCCTCGATCGGATGGGTGGCGTTGCGCTACAGCGACCCCGAGATCATCAACGAGTTCAACATCGCCGGTCTCGTCGACAGCCCGATCCAGACCATTTCCCAAGGGCTGCTGCTGCGCTTCAAGCCGCTCAACCTCGACGTGTTGCCGCTCTACATCGTGCTGATGGCCTGCTTCGGGCCGGTGCTGTGGCTGTTGCTGCGCAAGCCCAATCTCACCATGGCGGGCTCCATCGCGCTCTACCTCGCGGCCCGGCATTTCGGCTGGAATCTGCCAGCCTATCCAAGCGGCGTCTGGTACTTCAATCCATTCTGCTGGCAGGTGCTGTTCGTGCTCGGCGCGTGGGTGGCGGTGGCCGGAATTCGCGAAGTCAGAGTCGCTATCCGCCTTCCGTTTCTGCTGTGGACGGCTGCGCTCTACCTCGTCTTCGCCTTCCTGATGACGCTGGCGGGTCGCTTCCCGGAATTTGGCGCTCTGTTTCCGACCTGGCTCGTGGACACCTTCAATCCGAACGACAAGACCAATCTCGCGCCCTATCGCCTCCTGCATTTTATGGCACTGGCCTTTCTCGTCACGCGCTTCGTGCGCAAGGACTGGCCGGGCCTGCAATGGAAGATCTTCGACCCGCTCATCAAATGCGGCCAACAATCACTGCAGGTGTTCTGTGTCGGCGTATTCCTGTCTTTCGTCGGGCATTTCATCCTGATGATGAGCTACGGTACGCTCTGGAGCCAGATCTGGGTCAGCACGGCCGGGCTCGCGATCATGACCACCGTCGCCTATTACGGAAACTGGTCGAAGCGGCAGGACAAGGCGCCTGCACCGCCGCATCCGAAAAATTGA
- a CDS encoding TolC family outer membrane protein → MKFILSASLLALSLGVSPSHAEPFSINDALKQAIQTNPGVGEASANRRATESELRQTQGTLLPQVRLEANAGPERFTQNIVPAPTGSGTTMHGRYASVVVRQLLFDGFTSINEVWRQSARVNASAYRVRERTELIALDAAEAYIDVVRYTRLVELARQNVANHEAIFSNVESRYKGGRSGEGDLQQALERVEAAKAALAEFERSLEDARAKYRKVVGVEPYNLRFPGTLKGMPTSKDASLAVAIHHNATLQASQADTDAARHAFHATAGSFVPTVSLEGRASRGINSDTYVGRRDDVSGKVVMSWDIFRGGQDTWRRTEMAERYNQQNMAHARLQRDALESIDKAWSARTITVTRIGALTRQLAADRKAIDAYRKEYELGQRSLIDLLNAENQYFNAAVSLTSARGVIVFADYQLLAAMGTLLDYLKAPPPVEAAPLDQVAFGPFPTKIAPFIWNLPSTGSNPLNVAGTPSAIPYTPAAGAIVNSGDRWQIWSPTPTIQNGRNPAWLEQSRSPKPVDLRSSNQNAGDGSALSFAATEFTDTRFSVPSWFNAAAQGIKTNP, encoded by the coding sequence ATGAAATTTATTTTATCGGCATCATTGCTTGCGTTGTCACTCGGTGTGTCTCCGAGTCATGCGGAGCCGTTTTCAATCAACGATGCGCTGAAACAGGCGATCCAGACCAACCCCGGCGTTGGCGAGGCATCGGCGAATCGCCGCGCGACCGAAAGCGAGCTGCGTCAGACTCAAGGTACGTTGCTGCCGCAGGTACGCTTGGAGGCCAATGCTGGCCCCGAACGATTTACCCAGAATATCGTCCCCGCTCCTACCGGCAGCGGCACCACGATGCACGGCCGGTACGCGTCCGTCGTTGTGCGCCAGTTGCTGTTCGATGGATTCACGTCGATCAACGAAGTCTGGCGTCAGTCGGCGCGCGTCAACGCTTCCGCCTATCGCGTCCGCGAGCGCACCGAACTGATCGCGCTGGATGCTGCGGAAGCCTATATCGACGTGGTCCGCTATACCCGCCTTGTCGAGCTCGCGCGGCAGAACGTGGCGAACCACGAGGCCATCTTCAGTAACGTCGAGTCCCGCTACAAGGGTGGCCGCTCGGGCGAAGGCGACCTGCAGCAGGCGCTGGAACGTGTCGAAGCGGCGAAGGCAGCGTTGGCCGAATTCGAACGCAGCCTTGAGGACGCACGCGCGAAATATCGTAAGGTCGTCGGTGTCGAGCCCTACAACCTGCGCTTCCCCGGCACGCTAAAGGGCATGCCGACCAGCAAGGACGCTTCGCTTGCTGTCGCCATACACCACAATGCGACGCTTCAGGCATCGCAGGCCGACACAGACGCGGCCCGTCACGCTTTCCATGCAACCGCAGGCTCGTTCGTGCCGACCGTCTCGCTCGAAGGACGAGCCTCACGCGGCATCAATTCGGATACTTATGTCGGCCGCCGTGACGACGTGTCCGGCAAGGTGGTGATGTCGTGGGATATCTTCCGCGGCGGTCAGGACACCTGGCGGCGCACCGAAATGGCGGAGCGTTACAACCAGCAGAATATGGCCCACGCCAGGCTCCAACGGGACGCGCTGGAATCGATCGACAAGGCGTGGTCCGCACGTACGATCACCGTGACCCGCATCGGCGCCCTCACGCGCCAGCTCGCCGCCGACCGCAAGGCGATCGACGCCTACCGCAAGGAATACGAACTCGGCCAGCGCTCCCTGATCGACCTTCTCAACGCCGAGAACCAGTATTTCAATGCCGCCGTTTCACTGACCTCGGCACGCGGCGTCATCGTATTCGCCGACTATCAGTTGCTGGCCGCGATGGGCACGCTCCTCGATTATTTGAAGGCGCCGCCGCCGGTCGAAGCCGCTCCGCTCGATCAGGTCGCATTCGGGCCGTTCCCGACGAAGATTGCGCCGTTCATTTGGAACCTGCCGTCCACCGGCTCGAACCCACTCAACGTCGCGGGCACGCCATCCGCGATTCCGTACACCCCCGCCGCCGGTGCCATCGTGAATTCCGGCGATCGCTGGCAAATCTGGTCTCCGACGCCAACCATCCAGAACGGCCGCAACCCCGCCTGGCTCGAGCAGAGCCGCTCGCCGAAGCCGGTGGACCTGCGCTCTTCGAACCAGAATGCCGGTGACGGCAGTGCGCTGTCCTTTGCGGCGACCGAGTTTACGGACACTCGTTTCTCGGTGCCGTCCTGGTTCAATGCAGCCGCCCAGGGTATTAAGACTAACCCCTGA
- a CDS encoding type I secretion system permease/ATPase, which translates to MNLQAREAFPSGQPVRSPLPGPKPVPDEPTHKPEYDSFSDALLFVAAHHGRAITRDALLSGLPIENDQLTPNLFSRAALRAGLEVEATKRDLADIPSLVLPAVLIFHDRTTRILMATDGETIEIVNPSTRKRERLLIQEMERDYLGYAFLLRPVAMTTDRVAAAGGVPGKHWFWSVVRRFGANYRHVAVAALIVNMLALAAPLFVMNVYDRVVPNGAIPSLVALAIGLGLAIVFDFVLRTVRARIIDVTGKKIDVVLAAEIFEHILSIKMAQRPQSVGILANQMRDFDSVREFFTSGTVVSATDLLFALIFIVVLFMIAGPLAWIPFAMLPIMILVGVILQRPLNDAVNRLQAESSARHGVLVESLSYIETVRASGAEAKMQNAWERSVAATARSGEDVHFWSTLSLTAASTAQQLTSMMMIVVGVFLILDGKLSMGALIAANMLAGRVLAPIAGIAAVITRATQTIVSMRSIDKLMSLERERPVGRTYIAREVKGESITFDNVHFKYPNASVNALDGVSFKINPGERVGIIGRIGSGKTTVGRLISGFYQPDEGRVLVDGVDLRQFDPADLRRGVGFVLQDTDLFFGKLRDNIALGYPAATDAEILEAARLAGVEQFAAHHPLGYDLPIAEGGRSLSGGQKQAIGLARALIRKPQVLFLDEPTAHFDTRSEMEFLERLKALKQKDMTVIVSTHRMSLLALVDRLLVFEQGKLVADGPRDLVIARLQNTAAQNTAAAQNAKPTVKPHINPTPATHAKL; encoded by the coding sequence GTGAATCTTCAGGCGCGTGAAGCGTTTCCGTCGGGGCAGCCGGTCCGCTCGCCATTGCCCGGCCCGAAGCCTGTGCCAGACGAACCCACGCACAAACCTGAATACGATTCCTTTTCCGACGCGCTCCTGTTCGTTGCTGCCCATCACGGCCGGGCAATCACCCGCGATGCGCTGCTGTCCGGCCTTCCGATCGAGAACGACCAGCTGACGCCGAACCTGTTTTCCCGCGCCGCTCTCCGCGCCGGGCTCGAGGTCGAAGCCACCAAGCGCGACCTCGCCGACATTCCCTCGCTGGTTCTGCCTGCCGTCCTGATCTTTCACGACCGCACCACGCGAATTCTGATGGCGACGGACGGCGAAACGATCGAGATCGTCAATCCCTCAACCCGCAAGCGCGAGAGGCTCCTGATCCAGGAAATGGAGCGGGATTATCTCGGCTATGCCTTCCTGTTACGCCCCGTCGCCATGACCACGGACCGCGTCGCGGCCGCGGGCGGCGTGCCCGGCAAGCACTGGTTCTGGTCGGTGGTGCGCCGCTTCGGCGCCAACTATCGGCACGTCGCGGTTGCCGCGCTGATCGTCAACATGCTGGCGCTCGCGGCCCCCCTGTTCGTGATGAACGTCTACGACCGCGTGGTGCCGAACGGCGCCATTCCCTCGCTGGTTGCGCTCGCAATCGGACTCGGCCTTGCGATCGTATTTGATTTCGTTCTGCGCACCGTGCGTGCGCGCATCATCGACGTCACCGGCAAGAAGATCGACGTGGTGCTGGCAGCGGAAATCTTCGAGCACATCCTGTCGATCAAGATGGCGCAACGGCCGCAATCGGTCGGCATCCTCGCCAACCAGATGCGCGACTTCGATTCCGTGCGCGAGTTCTTCACCTCCGGCACGGTGGTGTCCGCGACCGACCTTTTGTTCGCGCTGATCTTCATCGTCGTCCTGTTCATGATAGCAGGCCCACTCGCCTGGATTCCCTTCGCCATGCTGCCGATCATGATTCTGGTCGGCGTGATCCTGCAGCGCCCGCTCAACGATGCGGTCAACCGCCTGCAGGCTGAATCCAGCGCGCGTCACGGCGTGCTGGTCGAAAGCCTGTCCTACATCGAGACCGTCCGCGCCTCCGGCGCCGAGGCCAAGATGCAGAACGCTTGGGAGCGTTCGGTGGCAGCAACCGCGCGTTCCGGCGAGGACGTGCATTTCTGGTCGACGCTGTCGCTGACCGCCGCGAGCACGGCGCAGCAGCTGACCAGCATGATGATGATCGTCGTCGGCGTGTTCCTCATTCTCGATGGCAAGCTGTCGATGGGCGCGCTGATCGCAGCGAACATGCTGGCCGGACGCGTCCTCGCGCCGATCGCCGGCATCGCAGCCGTCATCACCCGCGCGACACAGACCATCGTTTCGATGCGCTCGATCGACAAGCTCATGTCGCTGGAGCGCGAGCGGCCGGTGGGACGCACTTACATCGCTCGCGAGGTGAAGGGCGAGTCCATCACCTTCGACAACGTCCACTTCAAATACCCGAATGCGTCCGTCAACGCGCTGGATGGCGTGTCCTTCAAGATCAATCCGGGCGAGCGCGTCGGAATCATCGGGCGGATTGGTTCGGGCAAGACCACAGTCGGTCGCCTGATTTCCGGTTTCTACCAGCCGGATGAAGGCCGCGTGCTGGTTGACGGCGTCGATCTGCGGCAGTTCGACCCGGCGGACCTGCGCCGCGGCGTCGGTTTCGTATTGCAAGACACCGACCTGTTCTTCGGCAAGCTCCGTGACAACATCGCGCTCGGCTATCCGGCCGCGACCGACGCGGAAATCCTCGAGGCCGCGCGTCTTGCCGGTGTCGAGCAGTTCGCCGCCCACCACCCGCTCGGTTACGACCTGCCGATCGCGGAAGGCGGCCGCAGCCTGTCCGGTGGACAGAAGCAGGCGATCGGTCTTGCGCGCGCGCTGATCCGCAAGCCGCAGGTACTGTTCCTCGACGAACCGACGGCGCATTTCGACACCCGCAGCGAGATGGAATTCCTCGAACGGCTGAAGGCACTGAAGCAGAAGGACATGACGGTCATCGTCTCCACCCATCGGATGTCGCTGCTCGCGCTGGTGGATCGCCTTCTGGTGTTCGAACAGGGCAAGCTCGTTGCCGACGGACCGCGCGACCTCGTGATTGCGCGGCTCCAAAACACGGCAGCCCAGAACACAGCGGCGGCGCAAAATGCCAAGCCTACCGTCAAGCCTCACATTAATCCCACTCCGGCGACCCATGCGAAGCTCTGA
- a CDS encoding HlyD family type I secretion periplasmic adaptor subunit produces MRSSDFSFANDVRAAAELKTPRASLILLGTTIALMVVGIIWAHFAVLDEVKRGNAKVIPSRQLQVVQSLEGGIVQEILVQEGDIVKQGQVLMRIDDTKFLADLGEVRERRFANAARVARLEAEVQGLPHPTFSADLTTRAPQAVQTEQNVFEARAKKLAQDVDVLTQQATRLSDSLKLLSREVQLTQNLYTQKVVPEIEMLRLQRQEADMRGQLAETQSRIANARAAFRSQAEEDLAKSRADLAVLEETTKSAQDRVRRADLKSPVNGIINKLNVTTVGAVVQPGANLMDIVPMDDTLLVEGRIRPQDIAFIRPQQNAVVKITAYDSSVYGSLKGKVERISADSIIDDKSEQRGEKGESFYRVIVRTDKNHLGTTEHPLPIIPGMVATVEVQTGEKSVLDYMMKPARMLRDEALREH; encoded by the coding sequence ATGCGAAGCTCTGACTTCTCCTTCGCGAATGACGTGCGGGCTGCTGCCGAACTGAAGACGCCTCGCGCCTCGCTGATCCTGCTTGGAACGACCATCGCGCTTATGGTCGTCGGCATCATCTGGGCGCATTTCGCTGTGCTCGATGAGGTCAAGCGTGGCAACGCCAAGGTCATTCCCTCGCGGCAATTGCAGGTGGTGCAAAGCCTCGAAGGCGGCATCGTGCAGGAAATTCTGGTGCAGGAAGGCGATATCGTCAAACAGGGCCAGGTGTTGATGCGGATCGACGACACCAAGTTTCTCGCCGATCTCGGCGAGGTCCGCGAGCGCCGCTTCGCCAACGCCGCGCGGGTCGCGCGCCTTGAGGCGGAAGTGCAGGGTCTGCCGCACCCTACTTTCTCCGCCGATCTGACGACGCGCGCGCCGCAGGCGGTACAGACCGAACAGAACGTATTCGAAGCGCGAGCCAAGAAACTCGCGCAGGACGTCGATGTTCTCACCCAGCAGGCAACACGACTGTCGGACTCGCTCAAGCTGCTTAGCCGCGAAGTTCAGCTAACGCAGAACCTCTACACCCAGAAAGTGGTCCCCGAGATCGAGATGCTGCGGCTGCAACGGCAAGAGGCCGATATGCGCGGCCAGCTTGCAGAGACGCAATCGCGCATCGCCAACGCCAGGGCCGCGTTCCGCTCGCAGGCAGAAGAAGATCTCGCGAAATCGCGCGCCGACCTCGCCGTGCTGGAGGAAACCACCAAGTCCGCGCAGGACCGCGTGCGGCGCGCCGATCTGAAATCGCCAGTCAACGGCATCATCAACAAGCTCAACGTCACGACAGTCGGCGCCGTGGTGCAACCCGGCGCCAACCTGATGGACATCGTGCCGATGGACGACACATTGCTGGTCGAGGGCCGCATCCGGCCGCAGGATATCGCTTTCATCCGCCCGCAGCAAAACGCGGTGGTGAAGATCACCGCCTACGATTCTTCCGTCTACGGTTCGCTGAAGGGCAAGGTCGAGCGCATCAGTGCCGACTCCATCATCGACGACAAGTCCGAGCAACGCGGCGAGAAGGGCGAGAGCTTCTATCGCGTCATCGTTCGCACTGACAAAAATCATCTTGGGACGACGGAACACCCTCTTCCCATCATTCCCGGCATGGTCGCGACGGTGGAAGTCCAGACCGGCGAGAAGTCCGTGCTTGATTACATGATGAAGCCCGCGCGCATGCTGCGCGACGAAGCGTTGCGTGAGCACTGA
- a CDS encoding transglutaminase-like cysteine peptidase, which yields MSPVSRVSKPFAAGVAALGSVLLLAGTATEVAARARGSVHPADHVLRFDNDAPAAPQAKFFTINGVLAKIDAAKRNANPDGTSGNIELAALTPPDVATDTPAIEIAPVSGPEPFGLFAFRAPEGALWRKWRGLESDMAKDAESLHRCQSDATTCSSAAAQFSRLVASAKAKGGRAQLEDINQGVNLAIRYVSDSMQYGVADRWSSALSSFATGQGDCEDYAIAKYVALNEMGFAAEDLRLVLVRDRAVREDHAVLAVHHEGKWLIMDNRSALLREDNQISSFTPLFAINHRGVQLFATPYAKRDALDGETDALPAADALGTAEWTGADASASPAGGAIGELPLLM from the coding sequence ATGTCGCCTGTCTCAAGGGTGTCCAAACCATTCGCCGCCGGCGTCGCCGCGCTGGGCAGTGTGCTGCTGCTGGCAGGAACGGCCACGGAAGTGGCGGCGCGCGCGCGCGGCAGCGTACACCCCGCCGATCATGTTCTGCGCTTCGACAATGATGCCCCGGCAGCGCCGCAGGCGAAGTTCTTCACCATCAACGGCGTGCTCGCCAAGATCGACGCCGCCAAGCGTAACGCCAATCCGGATGGTACGTCCGGCAATATCGAACTCGCGGCGCTGACGCCCCCCGACGTTGCGACCGACACGCCCGCCATTGAGATCGCGCCGGTGAGCGGGCCTGAGCCGTTCGGCCTGTTCGCGTTCCGCGCACCTGAAGGCGCGCTGTGGCGCAAATGGCGCGGCCTCGAATCCGACATGGCTAAGGACGCAGAAAGCCTGCACCGCTGCCAAAGCGATGCCACCACCTGCTCGTCCGCTGCCGCTCAATTCTCGCGCCTCGTCGCGTCGGCAAAGGCCAAAGGCGGCCGCGCGCAGCTTGAGGATATCAATCAGGGCGTCAATCTTGCCATCCGCTACGTCAGCGACAGCATGCAATACGGCGTCGCCGACCGCTGGAGTTCGGCGCTCTCATCCTTCGCGACCGGTCAGGGCGACTGCGAGGATTATGCCATCGCCAAATACGTCGCGCTGAACGAAATGGGCTTTGCTGCCGAAGACCTGCGTCTCGTGCTGGTGCGCGACCGTGCCGTGCGGGAGGATCACGCGGTGCTCGCCGTGCACCATGAGGGCAAGTGGTTGATCATGGACAACCGCAGCGCGCTGCTGCGGGAAGACAATCAGATCTCGTCCTTTACGCCGCTGTTCGCGATCAACCATCGCGGCGTGCAACTGTTCGCGACGCCTTACGCCAAACGCGATGCGCTTGATGGCGAGACGGATGCCCTGCCCGCTGCCGATGCACTCGGTACTGCCGAATGGACTGGCGCTGACGCCAGCGCATCGCCCGCAGGCGGCGCGATCGGTGAACTTCCGCTGCTGATGTAA